A segment of the Eleutherodactylus coqui strain aEleCoq1 chromosome 6, aEleCoq1.hap1, whole genome shotgun sequence genome:
atcctactgtcaaagctaaaatttagaccctggctgcagaaaaaaacaaaacaaaacacacatacatcacctgtcccgcgcTTTCAGACCGGCCATATCTTCTACCTGGGCCTCCGGCAGTGATCATCTTCTCTTCTgcccggggattcaaaaatcctcgcctcctgtaaacgctggctgtgattggctaagcatcagccaatcacagccagcgcttccaggaggtggggatttttgaatacttggccagaagaggagaagatgcagccgggctgacagcgcgggacaggtgaggtatgtgcggttttttttgtttttttttcttcagctacggtgtattttcggggaagggcttatatttcaagcctcccccaaaaatccttgcctgtggtgctacaaagtcgcgtgcctttgtagcaccacatgcgactttgtagcgctacaaagtcgcggtatcTCCGTGAGAAATAGCAGCAATATCATACGGACCAGcgatgtgattttctcgcagtgatgccgtgtcgcccgtgtgaacgaggccataATGACATAACCCTTCAAAGAGTAAGCACCCTCTTCAGTAGTTCCCAGTTAAGTTCCGACCCCGTCccgcccctaccattgcaaactggagagggggcaggaggtcagtgcactgctcctgtcccgccctctccccctgcagaaagggacagcgtatatcggcagggcgtgaaaacccagttgatatacgcacgtctgaataagcccttaggccgcctgcagacggccgggtcggatccggctgcgagaattctcgtagtgtgagggtatatatatatattgccatatgtgttttttatgcttttatacctatatgcaagttttattcaattccaaatgagaaaaaacttaaatgtcaccttacatcagatatcccaaggctttgcaagaagatgttctagaaattcagagaagataccgaaccagacgcaaggacgcatgtacttggctgttttcccagaagcccatatcaagatgttcaaccatgtacataattttcactgtctcagtccgcaaatccggactgcccatatatggttatgagcccatcaccccctagtggtgagagggcagagggtataagatctcatgtaatctgtaataaagtgcgcagttttttctcctgtgtgaggagctagaccagactcctgtgtgtggtgtctcttcttacggccggcaacggggcaagtggggtgggccggattggtgttgcacttagaattttaaccctcatagtaGCGGGACCTGacctgagcgtctgcagagagcagcgcgggcactcacctgtcccgcggccccggctctttcgtgtgccggctgccggcgcatgcgcagggcggagccggtggccggtgagtgacgtttctgtgcggggctctgcgagcgtcgcacagaaatagagcatgccgcgatttgtttgccgcgcgagatttcacgcggccaaattgcggccgtctgcctaggattgcatttgttaacgcaatcctatggcagctcccagcggcggaaatctcgcgggaaatcccgccgcggaatttccgcccgtctgcaggtggcctttgaAAAATCACTCTATGTCCTGTTTTTGTGCACAAGGGTATGAGAGAAAGAAGAGGGAAGTTCTCCACACTTCTAAGGATTTTATATCGCCAGATGGAACAAAACAGTCTAGCAAAGTATTTCCAAAACTTGGATTATGGATTTTAATATTGCCAAAAAGGATATAAAAATGACCTGACAATCATGTCAGATTCACATTTCGGCAATGTACATATATGAACCTGACATGATTATATCCTTTTTGGCAAGATTAAAATTCATAATCCTAGTTTTGGAAATACTTTGCTGGACTGTTTTGTTCCATCTGGCGATATAAAATccttataaggccttagtcagacgggcgttttttcacgcgatttgcggatcgcatgacggatgcgcatccgcaaatcgtgtgaccgatgcccgaaaatctgctcctagccgcgtttttaTTAGAAACtcatacccccttcacacccactgcaggccggccgcgcggaactccggctgccgggagcaggtgagtatgtatatattttttattttaacacttttctggatgaattgcagggaagggcttatatatttaagcccttcccaacaattcatcccacgcacgccggcagcccattgctttcaatggagtcggctgtattgctgactccattgaattcaatgggcaaacatcgttcttttctgccacagctgttacagctgtggcagagaagaatgatttgtcttctatatgttctcaatggggtcggcgctgctgccgccggccccattgagcgcatatagtgaagagaacaggaatcgcagataggtgcgatctgcgatttctgttctataatttatcggacgagcgcataaaaagcgctcatgtgtccgataccattgcaaagcaatggttttaaaaaatcgccggacgcatgcgcaaatcgcgcaaaaaaacgcctgtctgactaaggcctaagtgcgGAGAACTTCCCTTTTCTTTCTCTCATACCCTCTGCATCACACACACCCTCAAGGTGTAGGGTCTGGAATTCTCCTGCTGCACTCCAATTCCTGGATGTCCTGTGGGTTGTAAGGCCTCCGAATATAACAGCGGATGAGGATTCTGGGTGCTGTCCAGTTGGGTCCTCCGACAAGGACTTCCCTATCGGCGAGCCCTTTTCCTTACAACTGTGTGCACGAGACATAGTGCACTGTTTTTACTTGTCCAATTGCAGGCGCAGCCTTTGTGACCTCACTGCCCCTGATTATACACCTATTTTATAGCGCTTCTCACACAATAGCCTATGTAATGTGCAATTCTAGTTGTGTCCGAGAATTTTGGGCACAACTTGCTCGCCGCTATGTGAATACAGCTTTATCCAAAGTGCACGCTTATTGCCAAGGACAGTCAGGATTCTGTGAATGGTAGTGGTATAGCGGCCAGGAAGATCCCTGCAGGCTAATCTTTATACTCGCAGGTGTAACTCTGCTTGTGATGCATAGGTGGAGCCACTGTGGCAGAGCAGCCTCTGAAAGAACCTTGTAGGATGAACCAATCGCCGGCAATTGTGTTTTATCGCAACTTGGTTGGACCTTAGGTGTACAGTGAGGTTCCCCAACCCTTGCTAAAGGGGTGTTCCCGTCCCAGCACTGCCTGGCTGAGATAAGAACCCCATGGTTGGTTTCCCGACCTCTTAATTGGCATCCttatgctgtttccgtaacacCCAGTGAGATGGTTGACAACCCAGTTGTGGTTTCCCATGTTATCCAAGAAGtgttgagatgggaatacccctttaaggtgacttggatttgggacaaaattctgtcccttcGCCAAGAGGGGAGGAcggtatattacctgtagttgttcTCTGCTGCCTCTCCAGTCTGCTGGTTTCAGTCCCTGTTTATGGTTatcaaagatggctgcagcaattttctatctaTGGTATGTAATGTCCACTGCTCTAAGATTGGCTGTACTGAGGACATAagcagctctgaccaatcagagagcaggtatagtgtattagtagtctaacattaccaatgTACTGTGTggattaagtagtctgaagattgtcagCTATCTTGCACCAGTGGATCACCATAGAAGAACAGCTGGAGGTAATGTACACCCTTCAGATTCAAAAATTTGCCCCGAaagcagagggtcactttaaggagcACCTGTTGGTTCTGCAATAAAGTTTGCCTGCACCATCTATGTCCTGTAATGAGGGGCCCCTCTTACCTGTTGGCAACCACTGCTACAGTCTTCTGTATAGGATCAGTAAATCTGCCTGCATCTCTCTGCCCATTCAGCTTTACCACCTAAAGCCCTAAGTGCCAGCACATGTTTCCCAGTCCCTCTCCATTCCTGGTTGGCAGCTGCAGGGTTAAATCCCCCCCATTCTCTGTGCGTAAAAGAACCAAAGCAGAGATTctgtttccatggtaacctgtGACGTCTCCGGCGCTATAGAACGCGGACCCGGGCGAGAACTCCGGCTGAGCATCCCGGGCGCAGGGAGCAGCGGCCTGAGGGATGCCTCCACCCAGCCCCGCCGCGACCCATGGAGCTCCCCCTGGCTCTGATGAGCAACCTGACTGGCGCCGGATCAGCGGCCGCAGCTGGAGGAAGAGACGGCGCCGGCACCGCTGCTCCCGGGAGTAATCGCAGCTCCACCGAGCAGGAGGAGGCCGGGGGGAGCGCTCTGCTACACGGGGTGGCCGTGGCGTGTCAGGCGCTGCTGCTGCTCGCCATCTTCCTGCTCTCCTGTCTGGGCAACTGCGCTGTCATCCTGGTGATCAGCAAGCACCGGCAGCTCCGCACTGTGACGAACGCCTTCATCCTGTCCCTGTCCCTGTCCGACTTCCTGACTGCGCTGCTCTGCCTGCCCTTCTCCTTCGTGCTGCTCTTCTCCCGCGGGGGCGCCTGGCTCTTCGGGGATCGCTTCTGCTTTGCCAACGGCTTCTTCAATTCGTGCTTCGGCATCGTGTCCACCCTCACCATGACCCTGATCTCCCTGGACCGCTACTACGCCATCGTGCGGCAGCCGCAGGAGAAGATCGGGCGCACCAGGGCTGTGCAGCTCTTGGTGGCCGCCTGGCTCACTGCCTTGGGCTTCTCCTTCCCTTGGTACCTGTTGGCCAAGGAGCAATGGGTGGTCCATAAGAAGGGCTACTACCACTGCATGTACGTATTCCACTCAGCAGGGTCCAGGCTGGGGGCGGCCTACAGCATCTCCCTGATTGTCCTCTGTTACCTCCTGCCCTTCGGCCTCATGTGTTTCTGCCACTATAACATCTGTAAAGCGGTGAGGCTGTCGGAGATCCGGGTCCGACCGGTGACAACCTATGCTCACCTGCTGCGCTTCTATAGTGAGATGAGAACGGCCACCACTGTGCTCATCATGATCGTCTTCATCATCTGCTGTTGGGGACCCTATTGTGTCATGGGCCTGGTGGCGGCTGCTGGGGACTACCCATTCACACCGCTCATGGACACTGTGGCCATATGGATGGCATGGGCGAATGGTGCCATCAACCCGCTGATCTATGCGATTCGCAACCCTAATATCTCCATGCTGCTTGGTAGGAATCGAGAGGAAGGATACAGGACTAGGAACATTGCAGCCTATCTGTGTACGCAGGGTCAGAACAGAGAAGTCAGAGGAAGGGCTGACCCCATTCGGGATCGATACGGTAATCGTCATGGACAGGGCAGTAGGGTCTCCTCCTCCAGTCCAGCTAATGGTGGGGATTTGGCTATGTGGGCCTGCAAGAACCCTACCGTGCTGTTCTGCCGGGATGGACAACCGGACACCATGTCTGAACCAGCTGGCATAAAATCTGAGACTGTGGATACCAGCCTATGATGAACCCACTGTTGGTGCCTATTGGTCTTAGGCAGTGAACTCTATTTGCAGGCTTTGAGATCAACCAGTATTGGAGCAAATGATTTAGAAAAGGAATTGCCAAAATGTCACTAACCAGAACCAATGGTGGTGACTGGAATAAGACTGCGGGTGGCAGGGGTTATATTGTATTGAGTTTTCTTTGTGACCCAATTGAGAATTGGTGACCATGACCAGGAAGCTGATAGACCATGGTGCCAACATATACTGAGCTGTGATCCCAACTGTATCCAACttgtatttcttaaaggggttttccattatAGTATTGTAAACGTCTCATTGTGGGGTCCAATTGGCAgatcccaagaacagttcctggtggAGCGATGGCTCTACATGTGACGTCACTGGGCGGGAGGTAAAGTAACTCAAGGGTTTTTCTGTGGAAATCTGATGTTCTGCACGTTTCCCAATCCCAAGATTAGAAAAATGACGACACATGCCATCAATAGGCTGTATAGCTGGCCGTAAATGCCAACATATCCAGTTTAGTTATTTTGGATGACTTACCATTCTTGATTCTCTATTAGAAAGCAAGTTATGAGGGGTTGAAGTGGCCTTGaaataaaaacatggctgcctagcTTCACCTCTGTTACTGATCGCCTCACCAACTTCTCCCATCCGTCTCATTGGCCTTTTTTCATATAGAGACAAGCTAGTCCAATGTAAACCTGGAGTAGTTGCCTATCTTGACCAATGTTTTTCAGTTGTTGCCAAATCTGTGTGCCTATGgcccctttaaagagaacctgtcatcaactataagcgcCATAAACaaatggtgcttatagtttaggtgacgtggagTCCGGGGAGTCTCTTCATAATCGCCTGGTCCCCGTTCCTGTGGTCTCCCACCTAGATGTTAACACGCACATAGCGAGTTTGATTTATTTTTCAGACGGCTGTTCGCACACAGTCCCAaccatctctatgggagtgcatgcACATTGCCTTCTGAAGAGTCACGCTTGCTGTGCTTACTTTGCCGGGTAACACTGTATGAACAGCGAACCAGATGAGAAccggactccacatcacctaaactataagcaccataacttagtttatggtgcttgtagtcgatgactggttccctttaaagaggtcACAAATGCACCAAAAAGAAGCAGCATTATCTCCCTCAGAGCAGGAAATCTCAGCACAATCTTTAGCACCATTCCTGCACACACTGCCATGCTGCTCTATATATGCCATCCAGCTGATCACCCCTGTGCTCCGCATTTCCTCACAGTCTCACTATTAGCACGttaaactggacaacctctttaaagacgCAGTGAACATAAAGACATGGCAGATAGTGGGGGTCACGCATAAAAGTGTCTGTGCCATAAATGTCACAAGCAAGCTAACAAAATAtgtgccaaattttatagcaACTTTATGCATTAGACCGGGTTCTAAAATCCCCTTTGTGTCCCGTGCTTTAACTTGCTAGAACGGGTCACTTTAGGGCATCAGTTGCATGTGCTTAGAAGCACAAGCCAGTAGGTGCACCTGCACATTCAGAGCGCTTTTTCTCGTGTGAGGCGCTAAAAAGCATCTTGTTTGCTCATTAACCCTTCGTTCACATCTGTATTTGGGCTGCTATTTACTTGTTCTGCCATGGGAACAGGAATATGAAATCCTTGTTGGGAAAGAATCCATTCTATGACCGTAGCGGACAGCACGCATTGACGGTAATGAGGTCTGTCTGCCTCCCATGTCGCCCTTTGGGATATTATGACGAATCTGTGCCAAAACCTCAGATGGGGGTGTGAAGGGGACAATGTGGTATCATCCTAGGACCTTACCGACTGTACAGTATATTAACATACAGGGTTGCATTTTGACGGAGCCCAAAAAATGCCTTATTAGGTTTATCTATAGAGGGTCTGTCCTGGAGATGGATTGCCGTTGATGATGACTGCAACACATGTCATGAGGGAGGCAGTGACCGCTTCACTGGAATTCTATACTGTAGCTATGATGGACGGTATGTGACGGACACATATATGAGGTAAAACTGCAGGCGGCGTAGTGATATAAGGACCACGTCCCTCAGACGCAGCCATATTGTAGCGACATTCCTGTATATTACTGTGTTGGGTTTGGATATTGTAGATGGTGGTGGTAGATGACCGCAAATTTTGACCTCTTAAAGGAGCACTCTGGCAATTCCATTTTTGGGGCCTGAGGGGGCGCTGTGTGACTAATTCTAAAAGGGAGTTCTTGAACTATGCATTACTTCCTCAGGCCCCGCATTAGGCGTATCGCCATGTGTCCGGTTTTCTTTTCCCCCAGAGTATTTCTTTAACTAGTTGTCCTAAATGGTAACAACAATCACACTTGGGTCATGGCTCATATATTTTGGTCACCAGTCTTATCAATTCCATCAAGTGCCAAAGGCAAAGATGATTTCCCTGCTCTGAAACTGGCCATAGACATTATGTGTGGACGCAGCGGTGCCCGAACCACATTCACATCCTGACAGTGTGCCGACAAATGTTTGGTAGAAATGTGACCCACTGAAGGATGCAGGAAGCACAAATGGCCATTAATACAGGGTCAGCGAAGGAAAAGTAGGCCCCACCATACTCCTACGAAAGCTGACTGAAAGAAAATCtgcctgtgttgcccatagcaaccagtcatagCACAGCTTTTATCTCTtagactgctgaggtaaaatgaaagctgcgctgtgattggttgctatggacaacacagACTGGTCTCCTTTTAGTCAGCTTTCATAGGAGTGCGGTGCCGGCCTAGTTTTCTGTGGCCCTCCTGTACTAGAAACTTTAGGTTCTAATTGAAGTATTAGACAAAAAATGAAGACAGCTTATTTTTGCTTCCGTTCACAATTTTCACCATCTTTGCTTGCTTTCAATTAATGGAAAAGTCTCCATGACAATCTATATTGCTGATACAGCGGCTTGTTACCAGACAGTTCTCATACACTTTAAGGGGGCTCTGTCACACGAACATATCTGCGCAATGAATTtattacgcagtgaatagaacccattgattccaatggatgtattcacatgtgcatattttttcacgcgatgttcgatcatgtaaaaaaaaaaaaaaaggacaaaaaaaacccagcatgtcctattttgctgcGTACTACACACTGAAAAAGGCCGTTGAAGTGAATAGGGCAGCGCAAATATGCTGGCATATTGaattgcatatttgcacagcaattcaaaaaaaataaatagcatCACACTTTTATGTACATGCGAGTTCCATGCAAGTGTAACGCATTCCTGGTCCTGTAGGCAATTTTTACATATGTGAAAATCTCGAGTGCAATACGATTTTCTCGCAAAACATATCACACTCACATTAAAATCGCGGATTTGCAAGTGTGATATtcgcactcacccatgtaaatgcacccttagggcactttcacacaggtggaatGGTTCGGGACTGTGTCAGCGTCACTTCCGATTCCGCCCCAGCAGGGTCATTACCCATCCGCAGTAGTGTTGGCTTTCATGCGAGCGCTATTTCCACAAGTAGCCATTTAAGTGCTTTGTCTCGCCCACTACTCCACTACAATCCAGGCAGGGGTTCAGTTCTGGACAGCCCATGGTCCTTCAGGACCACCCAGCCGCAGTTTCTGCACCTCTGGCCAGAcaatgaatgctacatcactagtgacgtagcgtacaatGTCCTACATGTCACAATGATGGCAGACTCTGCAAAAGTGCCCCAAAGGGGGGGTCTTGGGACCACTTATTGGAATAGCAGGAAGCAAGATCCATGGTGAAATTGGTGGCCGTGCTGCGTTAGTACATTGGGCTTATGTGTTCTGGAgtgcgacaacccctttaatgggttacTTCCGTAGAACCGTTTAATGTCTATGGCCAGCAATGGGAACATGAAAGCCCTCATGTTATACAGAATAGAATACAGCCATATCGTCAGCACTGTGATGTTTAGTAATGAGCGGATGGCTCCCATAGTGTTATATTAATGTCCATGATGTATGTAATGGGGGTTACACAGCTACTATCACCCAGGTAGATTACGTTTCTTTCATGTACTGATGATTAGCTCAGGCAGCCATTGTTCGTGGTTTGATGCATCTGTGCCGTTTCAGGAGAATCGTCCACAAGCTTCTTACTATAAGTTCTGGAACCCACCTTAATATCGATGGTATATCCGCCATAGTCCGCCTCAGCAGCCCTTTATTGTACACACAGGCACAGCTTTGTACATACAAGGAGGGCtgttctggtactgcagctccatTCCCTACACTTAAAGGGGTCTGAGCTGCAGTGCAAGAAGCTGTTCAGAGGAGGCGCTGTACTATTGCATACTATGTACGGCCTTGACACTCTCATTCATACTGCAGTTCGTTTGCTGATCAAACCCTTTTTAAAATCCATTTCTTCTGAAATTATCTTTAAAACATTACTATGCTTATTTTGTGCCAATGACAAGAATTCTATATTATGTTGAAAGGGTTTTTGGCTTTACATAAATCTCCTTATCTAAATATGAAGGTCTACAACTTTATAATGTACTTTCTCTTGGTTCATCGCCATTAGTAACAGTTTGTTGTCAGTGAATGACAATACTTCTGTTTTCACGTAAAGGCTAATCTGttaggctgctattacatgagcgctaATGGCGGCCACTAGAGCTCGCGTTTTCCGGacaattgccaggctgcacctgCAAGCAAatgcagcctggcaattagcaATATTACAAGAGTGTTAACAGTACCTATGTAACAGCAACCATAGCCCCGCTGTCAGCTGACAAGTGGATACAGTTGGACCCAGTCTACACAAAGCTTCACAAAGTTGCCTGTAGCTGTTGCAGCCAAGCCATAAATTACTGCTTAAAACCATGTCAAGTACAGGCACATGACAGCAATTAGTGATTACCCACCTTTGGTTTCCATGCCAGTTTGTACAGGCACCATAAGTCAAAGGCTATGGAAATctttatgcatgaaaaataaatatacatatatcttactaagtccctgcagaaaaaaatggtgcccttatgtgtttttcttttcatgcactcgggtttgcaggctctcctacattcagtCAGACTCTGTCAGATTCCCATGTTGTAAAAAACTAGTAGATTTGGGCAGCTGCTACCAAtgagtttagctcacagagcattgtccaaACTTGatataattgtatccacttctttgTAGATGGGCAAAACTCTGTATCtgcaggttgtgagcgagagggttctttcccacaagcgtatatcggacggccgatatacgttattatctggggcgtagaagctcatgAACAAGCACACAAATTAGCGTTTGTGAGCCCACTCACACAgtatgggccccggcgcatattctctaaggtcaccatgccgtcgccccttacCCCTCACCCCTCCCTCtctatcgcaggctcacctctgctctcctccttacTCGTTCTTTAcactgggagggggcggagctaagcaccatccCGCCTTCTCCCtttgatggctatgaacaaggtgTGGGAGCTTAGCTCAACCCActtcccaccccttgtctgcagccagcaatgggaggaggtggaacgggctggcgcttagctccgcccgctCCCATTACaaagaacaagcagggaggagagcctgcacgggggaaggagagcagagggagggagtttagcagccacgctgttaAACTTCcacctccagccgctgtcattggctcccatagaagctcatgccgcggccgatgtattccagcccaaaagatagttccaggactatcttttggcctcaacgtaaaaacgcctggtgctatattggccggccagccgggcgcttttacgtctctgGAAtaaggccatgtgatctgatgcattgaaatccaatgcatcagaaaacgtccggccgatatacgctcgtgggaaagagccctcagcaTGTAAACAAGTGTTCTCATTCACCAAAGCAAACTAATATCTTGAAAACGGTGAGGAATTGAAaccaagtatattagaaagttgtagaacttttcatttgCATAGCGATGAAGCTTTATATAACCAGAAAACCGTGATCTAAAATTTGTGGCTCTCGAACTGTtctagaactacaactcccagcatgcaaaaACTGGAATGCCATAGGTTGAAGACCACTGTTTTGAGATATACTTGAAATATAGTCTATTCTGCCAACAACTTACAGAAGACTGTTAGTTCTTATCCGGCTTGGGAACATATAGCAGGGGGCCCTGTGCAGTCTTCGTGTTACGTTGGTGCAGTAATACTTTTGCTCTCTACAGAACAGCTACAACGTTCATTTCTCAAATCTTCTGTCATTTAGTCACATATTGATGTAGACAAGGGTCCGTAAGCTGGGAGGCTTGATGGTGGAACTGTAGACTTATTTTGTTGTGATGAATCCGGTTagcttcactgtatgcagattgcagcTAGCTTCAAGCCTTAACATTGTTGCCAGCCtcttcttaaaagggttgtccagagtTTTAAAAACATGGCAGTTTTCTTGTAAAATAGTGCCACAGTTGGTCACAGGTTGTGTTTGATATTGCAAGCTCATCCCCATTTATTCCAGTGAAGCTCAGCTGCAATATCAGACTTACCCTGTGAACAGAAAAGCAGCCAAGTTTTCACAATCTTAAgaccaacccctttaacttggcaaCAGTATCGccatttaatatgtacatgtttgAATTGAGAAATGTACTTGTTTACAAGTTCTTTGTAATAGGTCTTTGAGTTTAcacatctcttaaaggggttttccaggagttaactattgatgacctatcttcaagaCCGATCAGTAGATCAGAACTCCCTCCCccggtgatcagctgttatcaggacAGTTGGCAGTGCAGAGCACAAAGTTCCAGTTTAATTAAGTGGGAGCAATTGCCTGCATTATTAACCTGGGCGGCTGCAATGTGGACGGAGCGGTCTATGGGCCTGACCTcatctgatcactggggatcctaaGTGTTAGGccccagcagatcaactattcACATAtttggaggataggtcatcaagagttaagtcccagaaaaccgtTTACGAATTATACTGCACAAGAGAATGACTAACACAGTCTGCTTTAAGTGATCAGATAAACTAACAGTTTTAGTGCTTTGTATCATGTGTAAAGAAACCAAGAACCTAATGGTATATGGTTGATGCAGGTAAAAGTTGTATGAGGGTATATAAACAAGAGGATTAGAGAAACCTTTGCAGTGACACAGCCCCGATTCAAGAAACTGCACAACTTTTATAGACATTCTGTCACTCTCATCTTTGTTGCAAACTTTGTTTTCCCAGGAAAACAACTTATCATCTATCCGCATTATCTGATTCGGTGGGAGTCCAAAtgcactgctgcttcattcatctaTCTGGGACTGCTGAAGAGAAATGAAGTACAAGTGCTCACCTATCTATGACAGGCCCATagaaaattaatggagtggcagtgcgcaTCCCTTCATTTATATGGAGACACTTGGGACTCCAATCCATTAAACCCTCAACAAGCAGACAATTTTTACCTATCTTACAGATATGTGATAAGTTCTTTTTGTGGAACAACCCCCTTTAAATGTCAGTGGTTTCTTTATTTGCACTTTGAGAATTGAGGTAAGTTGTCCATTGTCTGTAACTCCCATAAGCATTAAGGGCAATGATAAAGCACAAGAACCTTGCATAATGTATTTCTCTTAACAGTTTCCCCCCTGATAAGGATGAGATGCCTTAAAATTTGTTACTGGGCTTCAGTTAG
Coding sequences within it:
- the GPR135 gene encoding G-protein coupled receptor 135, translated to MELPLALMSNLTGAGSAAAAGGRDGAGTAAPGSNRSSTEQEEAGGSALLHGVAVACQALLLLAIFLLSCLGNCAVILVISKHRQLRTVTNAFILSLSLSDFLTALLCLPFSFVLLFSRGGAWLFGDRFCFANGFFNSCFGIVSTLTMTLISLDRYYAIVRQPQEKIGRTRAVQLLVAAWLTALGFSFPWYLLAKEQWVVHKKGYYHCMYVFHSAGSRLGAAYSISLIVLCYLLPFGLMCFCHYNICKAVRLSEIRVRPVTTYAHLLRFYSEMRTATTVLIMIVFIICCWGPYCVMGLVAAAGDYPFTPLMDTVAIWMAWANGAINPLIYAIRNPNISMLLGRNREEGYRTRNIAAYLCTQGQNREVRGRADPIRDRYGNRHGQGSRVSSSSPANGGDLAMWACKNPTVLFCRDGQPDTMSEPAGIKSETVDTSL